A window of Saccopteryx leptura isolate mSacLep1 chromosome 5, mSacLep1_pri_phased_curated, whole genome shotgun sequence contains these coding sequences:
- the SLA2 gene encoding src-like-adapter 2, translating into MGSQPSRGKTLPSPSPSPTVQDQGPIPTPPERSKATAVALGSFPVGEQAELSLRLGEPLTIISEGGDWWTVLSEVSGREYSIPSVHVAKVSHGWLYEGLSREKAEELLLLPGNPGGAFLIRESQTRRGGYSLSVRLSRPASWDRVRHYRIQRLDNGWLYISPRLTFPSLQALVDHYSELADDICCLLKKPCALRRAGPVPGKDIPPPVMVQRAPLNWKELDSSLLFSEAPATGEASLLSEGLREALSSYISLTDDISLDNTKAQSRGLRREPRL; encoded by the exons ATGGGAAGTCAGCCCAGCAGAGGGAaaaccctgcccagccccagccccagccccactgtCCAAGACCAAGGCCCCATACCCACGCCACCAG AGAGGAGCAAGGCCACAGCCGTGGCCCTGGGCAGTTTCCCGGTGGGCGAGCAGGCAGAGCTATCACTGAGACTGGGGGAGCCGCTGACCATCATTTCTGA GGGCGGAGACTGGTGGACGGTGCTGTCGGAGGTCTCAGGCAGAGAGTACAGCATTCCCAGCGTCCACGTGGCCAAAGTCTCTCATGG GTGGCTGTACGAGGGCCTGAGCCGGGAGAAGGCTGAGGAGCTGCTGTTGCTGCCCGGAAACCCTGGAGGGGCCTTCCTCATCCGGGAGAGCCAGACCAGGCGAG GCGGTTACTCCTTGTCCGTCCGCCTCAGCCGCCCTGCATCCTGGGACCGGGTCAGACACTACAGGATCCAGCGCCTCGACAATGGCTGGCTGTACATCTCGCCGCGCCTCACCTTCCCCTCCCTGCAGGCCCTGGTGGACCACTACTCAG AGCTGGCAGATGACATCTGCTGCCTCCTCAAGAAGCCCTGTGCCCTGCGGAGAGCTGGCCCAGTCCCTGGCAAGGACATACCCCCACCTGTGATGGTGCAGAGGGCGCCCCTCAATTGGAAAGAGCTGGACAG CTCCCTCCTGTTCTCTGAGGCCCCTGCCACCGGGGAGGCGTCGCTCCTCAGCGAGGGGCTCCGGGAAGCCCTCAGCTCCTACATCAGCCTGACTGATGACATCTCCCTGGACAACACCAAAGCCCAAAGCAGAGGCCTGAGACGGGAGCCGAGGCTGTAG